The sequence gagagcggaggctgcagacagacagaggggagagagcggaggctacagacagaggggagagagcggaggttACAGACAGAGGGGGGAGAGCGGAggttacagacagaggggagagagcagatgctgcagacagaggggagagagcggaggctgcagacagaggggagagagcggaggctgcagacagaggggagagagcggaggctgcagacagaggggagagagcggaggctacagacagacagaggggagagaacggaggctacagacagacagaggggagagaacggaggctacagacagaggggagagaacggaggctacagacagacagaggggagagaacgctcgggcggcaagcttaagctttgcttagggtgccgagcaaccttgcaccggccctggcaaCAATACATAACCATTATGCCCCATTCCAGGTAGTGACATCAAGTGTTGGGGCTAGCTATAATTGTTGTCATAGTAACTAAAATCCAGCAAACTGCTCTGTGATTGATTACTAAAGCTGCATGCTACTAATAACTATGATTGGTGCACACACTACCACTTTAGTGTAGCACCAGAGCTGCGAGGTGTATGGAGAAGTTAAACTGTTATTTTTTCATGAATGGACTGGTGATTggctgggaaaaaaaatatattgtaattacACCACACTCTCAAATATATCTCATGTAGTACTCATGAAGTAACACCAAAGACTTCATATGAATTCTCATCTATTCATTTAGATACATCAGGATACAGAACTTTTGAACAGACATCAGATCACAGACTTACTAACTATATCAAACATTTATAGCAAAACACGCCCCTTTCGCCTCTAATACAGACATCAGAATACACACCTTCCACcatctaatacacagacatcaggaagCAGAATTATCACTTCCTGATACAGGCAGAAAAATAGAATGGGTATTAAGACCTCTTGCGTCTTACTACCCATTCTTCAAGAAACACAACACTAATCAGCCTACTCTGCACATCTTAATACATTCTAACACATCAGTATATGTTTTCTTCATCCTGATCATAATAAACCACTCTCTAATTGTCTTATAAGCTCCTACCCATTAGGTACACGAGTTGGTTCCACTTTCAGTGAGATGTTTGGAGAATGTTTAGTAAGTGAGAGGCAAGTCCGATCTATCTCCAATGTCTCAACTTTGCCTCTCTGGTCCCAGTTTAGTTGCTGCCGTGAGTCCTGCAGGAGACTGAAAAAGCAAACATGGGTATAATACTGATGCAGAATCTGTCGTATTGCATTTTAAAAAGGCTTGCCCTGAACTAAGAACCTGTTtatgcataaatatatagtatatatgcatTATAGCATCTGGTCCCAACAGATGGCTAGTACACATCGCTACAAATCCTATTTTTTGCATTGTGTCATACACATTAGTTATTACCTTCCTACTTTACTGGACTGAGTTAATGTCCATTTTATTTACAGCTGCCATATCTAGATCTGTTATTTTGAACAGTATGTAAACCTGGTTACAGCACACAAGGGTTTACACTTGGTTACAGTACACATGACTttacacatacagtacatatgGATTGACACATGGTTACAGTACACAGGGTTTCACACATGGTTACAGTACATAGGGTTTCACACATGGTTACAGTACACAGACATTTCTTCCTTACATATATGTTACTAAATAGAGATACAATAAGGTTAATTTTAGCCAACTTCTCAAGACAAAGCCTCAGAAAATGGCTTGTAATTAAATTATCTGGAAAAGGTTTCATAAGCAATTGCTGTGATCAAGACAAATAGGCCCTGAGTTGTGGGCTGTATAAGCCAAACAGAGATCTTGTCAGTATactctttctctcttctttttctcaGAAAACTATGAATTAATGCTACAGAAGGCAGCACTATCATTAGCAGATTGTTGTAAGAATATTATTGTACTACAAGTTAGACACCACTATCTTGTTTGGGCCACTCTGTGTCAATCATTCGTTACATAAAATGGATTAAATGGACTCTAGTGTGGAAGACAATCCTCTTTGCATCTTGTCAGTATAACAAACTGAAGGAGACACATAAGATATGCCAAATCTGGATGCCTAATTCGACACTGACAAAAGTGGGCTTGCAAGTTTTATCCTACAGTACAAAGAAAAGGCGCATGGTACAGCaacaccggtggtagtcattacacAGACTACCACTAACCTAATACCACTTACTCCGACAAGCATTACCCGACCGTCTGTTTTCCTACACACTTGTAAAGCCGAATGTTTATTAAACTGATTTGCAAGAATTCCGGTGAGATAACATGCCGCCCGCCACCTGTAAATAACGTCACTGTTAAACCCGACAGTATTATTTCTGGTCTTAAAGGGATAATTTAAGGATGCGCCGGGTCAACAATGTGTTTTAGTAACAGTTTTAAGTTATAGaggtggcgcctccttaaattatccctTTAACACCACAAATAATACTGTCCTCTTTAAAAGTGATGTCATTTACAGATGGCGGCATGTTATCTCATCGTAATTCTTGCAAATCACTTTAATAAACATTCGGCTTTACAAGTGTGAAAACAGACGGTCGGGTAATCCTTGTCGTGGTAAGTGGTATTAGGTTTGTGGTAGTCGGGATAATGTACCGTACCCCCAGCAACACTCCCCCAAACATGTTTATGGCACATAGAAATCTACTATATGACTGCTTGTATAGGCAAGGTAGAGCCAAACACTTATACACCCATATGGAACCACTATATAATGACTGTGCACTGCTGGGAGAAAAGACAACACTTAAAGAAGTTTAGTTCTCTGTTTCAGCCTGTACCTGTACAAAATGATTGCTGATAGATTTTCCCCCCTCCTAATTAAGGAACAAAGTGAAATGAGCTAACCAGCCAAAGTTTAAAGGTGCTCAGAAGACAAAAGAATGTTTCCGAACTATATACTCAGGAGAATATATACTAGTCACCTACAAGCTATCTGTCAAGATAACACATCACATCCTCTTCTAACTCTTTCATATGCGTCTTTCAAAACTCAGAAATTGTCCTTCTCTATGCAGAATACATTCAAAAATTGCTTGTGTCAAATTTACCAGAGCTGCTCAAAAGCCTCGCTGATCTTTTGCTGCAATGCCTTGCGGATACCATCAATCACCTCCACCTCTTTGTGCAGCTCAGCCTCTACAGGGTCTTTCACCAGGTCAATATCTCTGCGGCTCTCCCGGAGAGTCAGACACTCTGTAACTACATCTGAAGGGACATTCTTGGCCTGCAGGGCTCGTTCTGCTTCATCTTTAATCTGCAATCCACCAAGAGAATTTAATTGAAAAAAGCAATGAGCAATAAAAGACAACACTCTTGATTAGGTGTATTATATGAAATTACTCTTATAAAGATAGGGTGTTATGATTTCTCTACATTAGCCCAGACTGCTCAGTATCATTGGATTAACTCACCTGTATACAGTGGtctaagtggacatttagaagtggcggtatgaaaaatgtaatgagaatgtaagtgaatggactgTGATactgttacaatgaaggcagaagaagaagtggcggtatggcataccaccgtgtacacccccacttccaccactgcctgTATGTCAACATCCTGAAAATGGAGCTAAGTGTCAACAAGCTGGAAGGAATATATATGCAAACACCACCATTGTGGAACACTTCAACATGTACCGCGTTCTAGTTATGAAGTAATTTGGGGTATTTAGGACTAGGCAGCTTTGCACATCATGCACATAAAGAACATTGCATAGCACTCACCAGTATCAAGGCATCTATTTCAGCATCTACTTCAGAAAGACACTTATCCAGGACCTGTTTCCACTTTTCCACTTCATCAATACGATCAGCAAGACGGGTCCTGTTATCTTGCTCATCCCATTCAGTCTAATCAAGAGGGACATTTCGGTGATTAAATATCAATGTAAGGAAGATCTGCTTCAAGCCATAAGCCAACATCTAATTACTTTTAGATGTTGGCTTATGGGAGTTAAGTATGGAGATTAATGTGGAAATAAGCCTGATTTTTtccccacaaataaaattaaataaaaatattcacctgaaccttgatggctttatttgttGTAATACTGAGCTATATCTAGCTAGTATTCCCTTGCCAATAGGAACATGATGTAAAAATGATTTCatgaaggggaagggggggagggttaTTACAAATTTTACATCAGAAAAAAATctatgactctttttttttttaaacaaaaacacttATATTAAAACTTCATAAAAAGTATACAGAGAGAACCTGAACACTATCTTTCAACTACTATATCATAGGATGTACTACATCCTCTactgcagtgatgggcaacagtcgGCCCTATGGCTTTCACCtacagcccccagctccttcctgctctaTGGTCAgcttgaaggttagagggctgcaccaTGCGGACTCCGAAGTATATcagattgcccatcactgctataaGGTAAGGCTTACAAGGTTTGCATGCAGATACCTGGTTGTTGGTCTCATTGCGGAGAGTCCTAGCATCCTGACGAATCTGATGGGAAGCTGAACGCTGCCTCTCAGCATTTGTGGCAATAAGAGTATTGTTGGTGTGCCAGTCTGGTATAGAGAAGCGGCTCCCAGGCTTCAGGTGTAGAGTGGCCATATCTATGCAGATAGTTACTGTATTTTAGAGATAATAATGTATAAACATAGTGTTCTTGGTTACAATGAGTTTTCCTAGCATATTATGCTTAGTGGGGTAACCATAAAGAGGATGTCTAATAGTTAGGTTGATATACCTTTTAACTTAGGAATCAGTGTGTAGGAGAACTACATCTGGTGGCAATAACTCATTTTATCATAGTTGCACATGACAATTGTTAATATGTAGCTCTCTATCTATACCTCCCTCTTCTTACTGTCAGTCAGTCGCGGCAGAcgcgggcactgccgcgacttGCTGTGTCTTCCCCCGATGTCCCGgttgtcgctatggcgaccgggacgtcacttccggaaattcGGCCAGGGCAACGCCCGGACGCCTAAAACTACCTCTGGGCGCATGTGCAGCCAGGtatcacagcctgtgggctgatttcgTGCCTCTCAATATGAATAGCCCGTAGGTTAATTAATCTATTAGTGtatcaggcaggggctgtgagTAATTTCAGAgctgggctctgattggctgtctgtagtatttaaggcagtgaggtctgcagcctcactgccggttatagcgtcctgttcacagtactgctgcctgcttctgagccctgttggtgtttaacctctgattgttctcttgtgtatgaccccttgcttggatttggaccctgcctgtttgctcgtgaccctgacccttcttgcctgtatcttggaccttgctaccgtgcctgtgacctctgacctcggcctgtttattggattcgctgtctgctgccggccctcgacccttgcctggacttctctccgctttcctgggttctccccagccggtgcacatttcacgaccctctgttagtctgcggccaagtctgtcccaacCACTAggagctccagtgaacaccaggctttcggagcagactccgggttttgttgtaccggctgtaggggttcctaacattataaccggccctacAGACATTCTGGAGACGAAATTGGGATGGAAGATAGTGGATCCAAATCGTCTCCATTCCAAGCCCTGGcaggtcatgttgagaccctgtatcagatggtccggggattgtcccagcgtttgtccgctcaagaggaggactcccggactacactGGCCATTTTCGGTCCCGCCGAtcaacccaagttaaatttgccggaccggttctacgaaaatagagccctgttccagagctttaaggaaagctgcaagctctactttcggctgaaacctTGGTCTTccggttcagaacagcagagagttgggattggcatctccctcctgcagggtgaccccaaGTCTTGGGCCTTTACCCTGCCACAGTCTAGTCCTTTCTTGCAATctttggaagctttctttaacgcattgggtctcctctacgatgacccagatcgagttgcctctgctgaggctcatctacgggccttaaagcaaggccggcgttcggcagaagaatactgcgctgtattccgcagatggtcgcctgacagtgaatggaatgatctaGCGTTACGCAGCCATTTTCGCCAGGACTGTAAGAGCAGATtaaagattcacttgtgcagtatccttcccccacctcgttggagagccttatgcaactcgccattaaaattgacaggagaatcaaggagaggaggacagagaaagaggcatcttccCTTTCGTCTGCATTTATTCCAGTTCCCACGGATGTTGAGGAGCCTACGCAGTCAGGGGTGtatcgcctctctcctgaggaaagagacaaaagacggtcacaaggcctatgtctttattgtggtaataaaggccacttctcctgctcttgtccttacaaacctgaaaaaggagcatgtaTGGGAAAGGCCCACTTAGGTCTGCAAGTTATTTCCCAAAacaatgctgtcctgattcccacacaagtcactttcggtgccagtaCTGTGgtcctgtcggccttcattgatagtggagctgcaggcaacttcctcgacatcgggtttacccgttctgctgggattcctatggtgaagctccattctgcagttacagtttgtggcctagatgggagtcctttgcctggagg is a genomic window of Mixophyes fleayi isolate aMixFle1 chromosome 2, aMixFle1.hap1, whole genome shotgun sequence containing:
- the TEKT2 gene encoding tektin-2 isoform X2, which translates into the protein MATLHLKPGSRFSIPDWHTNNTLIATNAERQRSASHQIRQDARTLRNETNNQTEWDEQDNRTRLADRIDEVEKWKQVLDKCLSEVDAEIDALILIKDEAERALQAKNVPSDVVTECLTLRESRRDIDLVKDPVEAELHKEVEVIDGIRKALQQKISEAFEQLCLLQDSRQQLNWDQRGKVETLEIDRTCLSLTKHSPNISLKVEPTRVPNGTSTPQEWEQFSRYNKERAEAEIRTSTQLREVIAITIAQTKEEIEELEQDIRRLDEDLRSKYGFLKLSHTRLETRTYRPNVDLCRDQVQYGLTDEVHQLEGTIAALKQKLAQSQDALDALYKHLARIEVDIKCKENSLNLDNKCMDTRQKLILPAEKYVATVDTFNRTTNRNLSPLKSRQLELA